In Synergistota bacterium, the genomic stretch ATGGAGCATGGACTTTTCCTGTAGGTGAAATCAACGATGAGGCTAGAAAACTTATAGAAGTTACAAAGTCATCTTTAGATTTGGCCATAAGCATAGCAAAAGCAGGAGTAACCACAGGTGATATAGGAAACGCTATTCAAAGCTACGTAGAATCACACGGCTTTTCCGTTGTAAGGGATTACGCAGGTCACGGAATAGGTAAAGAACTTCACGAGTTCCCTCAACTTCCTAATTTTGGTAAGCCCGGAACAGGTCCAAGATTGGAAGAAGGAATGGTTCTAGCAATAGAACCAATGGTTAACTCGGGGAGTTATGAGGTTGAGGTTCTACCAGATGGTTGGACAGTAGTAACAAAAGATGGCAGTCTTTCTGCTCACTTTGAACATACTATACTTGTTAGGAAGGAGGATTCTTTAATATTAACCAAGATTTAGAAAGCTTAATCGGTAGAGTTGTTATATCTAAAGCTGGAAAGGATAAAGGAAAGCCATTTGTTATAATTGGTGTTGATTTTGAAAATGAAAGGCTTCTTTTGTGCGATGGCCAAAAGAGAAAAATAGAGAATCCCAAAAGAAAAAACTTCATTCATATTCAATTTACTAATTATTATTTAGAAGATGTTAAAAAAAAGCTTCTTAGCGGAGAAACTCTATTTAATTCTACTATAAAAGAGGGATTAAAAAGATTGACCGAAAAAAGGGGAGGTGTGTAAATAATTTATGCCAAAAGATGAAGTAATTGAAGTGATAGGAAAGG encodes the following:
- the map gene encoding type I methionyl aminopeptidase; its protein translation is MVISSNKELNLISVACRIVAETLIRLSEYIKPGVSTLYLDRVAERYILSRGGFPAFKGYKGYPATLCISINKEVVHGIPSHSKILKEGDIVSIDVGVKYKGYYGDGAWTFPVGEINDEARKLIEVTKSSLDLAISIAKAGVTTGDIGNAIQSYVESHGFSVVRDYAGHGIGKELHEFPQLPNFGKPGTGPRLEEGMVLAIEPMVNSGSYEVEVLPDGWTVVTKDGSLSAHFEHTILVRKEDSLILTKI